One region of Streptomyces davaonensis JCM 4913 genomic DNA includes:
- a CDS encoding L-rhamnose mutarotase, with product MKRIAQTIRLRPEHRERYLELHSAVWPGVEAALHRANVRNFGIFLHGDVLFGYLEYHGDDFEADMAVLEADPETQEWWKLTDPCQEPWPDRGEARQWLEMTEIWHLGPPGEDVTV from the coding sequence GTGAAGCGCATCGCCCAGACCATCAGGCTCCGGCCCGAACACCGGGAGAGGTATCTCGAACTGCACTCCGCCGTCTGGCCCGGGGTGGAGGCGGCCCTGCACCGGGCGAACGTCCGCAACTTCGGCATCTTCCTCCACGGCGACGTGCTGTTCGGCTACCTCGAGTACCACGGCGACGACTTCGAGGCTGACATGGCTGTCCTCGAAGCCGACCCCGAGACGCAGGAGTGGTGGAAGCTGACCGACCCGTGCCAGGAGCCCTGGCCCGACCGGGGCGAGGCCCGCCAGTGGTTGGAGATGACCGAGATCTGGCATCTCGGCCCGCCCGGCGAGGACGTCACCGTCTGA
- a CDS encoding amidohydrolase family protein — translation MTDAPAPVLIDAHHHLWDLDQRAQPWLDDPDLTSIRHTFTPDDLRSTATRPVAGRHLHGTVAVQCVPEVPETEDLLALAQREPLIEAVVGWADLTSPAIGDTLDRLLAAPGGTCLRSLRHLVQGETDPAWLQRPDVERGLAAARDRGLSYDVLVRSHQLDQAIRLAERFPDLPQVLNHAGKPDIAGGELDEWRKQVRRLAAYEHVICKLSGLITEADHGSWTTSDIRPVWDELLTSFGPDRLMFGSDWPVANLAGGWDRWAATVDDLLTDCAPSEIHAVLAGTATAFYRLPVHH, via the coding sequence ATGACCGACGCCCCCGCCCCCGTCCTCATCGACGCGCACCACCATCTGTGGGACCTCGACCAGCGTGCGCAGCCCTGGCTCGACGACCCCGACCTGACATCGATCCGCCACACCTTCACCCCCGACGACCTGCGCTCCACCGCGACCCGCCCCGTCGCGGGCCGTCACCTCCACGGCACGGTGGCCGTGCAGTGCGTGCCGGAGGTGCCCGAGACCGAGGACCTGCTCGCCCTCGCGCAGCGGGAGCCGCTGATCGAGGCGGTGGTCGGCTGGGCGGACCTCACGTCGCCCGCGATCGGCGACACGCTCGACCGACTGCTCGCCGCACCGGGCGGCACCTGTCTGCGTTCCCTGCGCCACCTCGTGCAGGGCGAGACGGATCCGGCCTGGCTGCAACGCCCCGATGTCGAACGGGGGTTGGCGGCGGCGAGGGACCGCGGGCTCTCCTACGACGTCCTGGTCCGCAGCCACCAGCTCGACCAGGCGATCCGGCTGGCCGAACGCTTCCCCGACCTGCCCCAGGTGCTGAACCACGCGGGCAAGCCGGACATTGCCGGGGGCGAACTCGACGAGTGGCGTAAGCAGGTGCGACGGCTGGCGGCGTACGAGCACGTGATCTGCAAACTGTCGGGCCTCATCACCGAGGCCGACCACGGCAGTTGGACCACGTCCGACATCCGCCCGGTCTGGGACGAGCTGCTCACCTCCTTCGGCCCGGACCGACTGATGTTCGGCTCCGACTGGCCGGTCGCCAACCTCGCGGGCGGCTGGGACCGCTGGGCCGCGACCGTGGACGACCTGCTCACCGACTGCGCGCCGAGCGAGATCCACGCGGTCCTCGCCGGCACCGCGACCGCCTTCTACCGCCTGCCCGTCCACCACTGA
- a CDS encoding zinc-dependent alcohol dehydrogenase has product MTLAVRYLAARTLDTAPARSVKPGPGEVEIAPAYVGICGTDLHIFHGDMDARVAVPAVLGHEMSGRILRVGPGVQDWAPGDPVTVMPLRWDDSCPACRAGHQHICQHLDFIGIDSPGAMQQRWTVPASTLIRLPESLPLDRAALVEPTAVAVHDVGRAQVAGGEKVVVVGGGPVGVLIALVARATGADVRVAELSAHRRLLAEELGLTTWDPAADDIGALVGAWTGDAGADVAFEVSGAAGGVDTAVDVLGVRGRLCLVAIHPRPREVNLHRFFWRELTLVGARLYDRSDFERAVALVADGTIPADRLISKVVPLTEAPAAFEALEGGGDVMKILLDCTDTSPDHDYGASA; this is encoded by the coding sequence ATGACACTCGCAGTCCGCTATCTCGCCGCCCGCACCCTGGACACCGCTCCCGCACGCAGTGTGAAGCCGGGCCCCGGCGAGGTGGAGATAGCCCCCGCCTACGTCGGTATCTGCGGCACCGACCTGCACATCTTCCACGGCGACATGGACGCCCGGGTCGCCGTGCCCGCCGTCCTGGGACACGAGATGTCCGGCCGGATCCTCCGGGTCGGTCCAGGCGTGCAGGACTGGGCGCCCGGCGACCCGGTCACCGTGATGCCGCTGCGCTGGGACGACAGCTGCCCCGCCTGCCGGGCCGGCCACCAACACATCTGCCAGCACCTCGACTTCATCGGCATCGACTCCCCCGGCGCGATGCAGCAGCGCTGGACCGTACCCGCCTCCACCCTGATCCGCCTGCCGGAGTCACTTCCGCTGGACCGGGCGGCGCTCGTGGAGCCCACTGCGGTGGCCGTCCACGACGTCGGCCGGGCGCAGGTTGCCGGGGGCGAGAAGGTCGTGGTCGTCGGCGGCGGGCCGGTCGGCGTGCTGATCGCACTGGTCGCGCGGGCCACCGGCGCCGACGTACGGGTGGCCGAGCTGAGCGCTCACCGACGGTTGCTGGCCGAGGAGTTGGGGCTGACCACCTGGGACCCGGCCGCCGACGACATCGGCGCCCTGGTCGGCGCGTGGACCGGCGACGCGGGCGCCGACGTCGCGTTCGAGGTGTCCGGTGCGGCTGGCGGTGTGGACACCGCAGTGGACGTCCTCGGCGTGCGGGGGCGGCTGTGCCTGGTCGCCATCCACCCCCGGCCCCGCGAGGTGAACCTGCACCGCTTCTTCTGGCGTGAACTCACCCTCGTCGGCGCCCGGTTGTACGACCGCTCCGACTTCGAGCGCGCGGTCGCCCTGGTCGCCGACGGCACGATCCCCGCGGACCGGCTGATCAGCAAGGTGGTGCCGCTCACCGAGGCACCCGCCGCGTTCGAGGCCCTGGAAGGCGGCGGCGACGTAATGAAGATCCTCCTCGACTGCACCGACACCTCCCCCGACCACGACTACGGAGCCAGCGCATGA
- a CDS encoding SDR family oxidoreductase yields MTLFDLTGKLAVVTGARRGIGRAMARALAEAGADIIGVSANLEESGSDVEKDVTTTGRTFEAIRTDFADPETVRALGADLAGRERPVDILVNNAGTIRRTPAAEHTDADWALVLQVNLNAQFALTRAVGTTMVARGQGKVIFTASLLSFQGGITVPGYTAAKHGITGLTKALANEWAPHGVNVNALAPGYIATDNTQALQDDPIRSNAILDRIPAARWGNADDLAGATVFLASDAAAYIHGTTLPVDGGWLGR; encoded by the coding sequence ATGACCCTCTTCGACCTCACCGGCAAGCTCGCCGTCGTCACCGGAGCCCGCCGCGGTATCGGCCGGGCCATGGCCCGCGCCCTCGCCGAAGCCGGCGCCGACATCATCGGCGTCAGCGCGAACCTGGAGGAATCCGGCAGCGACGTCGAGAAGGACGTCACCACCACAGGCCGCACCTTCGAAGCCATCCGCACCGACTTCGCCGACCCCGAGACGGTACGGGCCCTCGGCGCCGACCTCGCCGGACGCGAGCGACCGGTGGACATCCTGGTCAACAACGCCGGCACCATCCGCCGCACCCCGGCCGCCGAACACACGGACGCGGACTGGGCGTTGGTGCTCCAGGTCAACCTGAACGCCCAATTCGCCCTCACCCGCGCCGTCGGCACGACGATGGTGGCCCGCGGCCAGGGCAAGGTCATCTTCACCGCGTCGCTGCTCAGCTTCCAAGGTGGCATCACCGTCCCCGGCTACACCGCCGCCAAACACGGCATCACCGGACTCACCAAGGCCCTCGCCAACGAATGGGCACCCCACGGCGTCAACGTCAACGCCCTCGCCCCCGGCTACATCGCCACCGACAACACCCAAGCCCTCCAAGACGACCCCATCCGCAGCAACGCCATCCTCGACCGCATCCCCGCCGCACGCTGGGGCAACGCAGACGACCTCGCCGGAGCCACCGTCTTCCTCGCCTCCGACGCCGCCGCCTACATCCACGGCACCACCCTGCCCGTCGACGGCGGATGGCTCGGCCGATGA
- a CDS encoding aldo/keto reductase encodes MSDDPDSIPAHVDVRVHAEDVIRRRTVARTSVELTALGFGAAVIGNLYRATSAADASAAVDEAWDAGIRYFDTAPHYGLGLSEQRLGAALRPRPRTEYVISSKVGRLLVPNERPQGVDSEGFAVRDDLRRQWDFSRDGVLRSIDDSLRRTGLDRLDIVYVHDPDDHWRQAAEEAMPALAELRDQGVIGAIGAGMNQSAMLARFLRETPADVVMLAGRYTLLDQSALDDVLPAAQEHGKSVVAVGVFNSGLLSRPWPADGMKYDYQDASPELVARARTIARVCEEHGTSLPTAAIAFPGTHPSTVNVTLGMRDRAQVAQNVALHQSAVPEALWDDLRDRGLIRQDVPTAAGGVP; translated from the coding sequence ATGAGCGACGACCCCGACTCCATACCGGCCCACGTCGACGTCCGCGTCCACGCGGAGGACGTCATACGACGCCGGACGGTCGCCCGCACGTCCGTCGAGCTCACCGCCCTCGGATTCGGCGCGGCGGTGATCGGCAACCTGTACCGCGCCACCTCGGCGGCCGACGCGTCGGCCGCCGTGGACGAGGCCTGGGACGCGGGCATCCGGTACTTCGACACCGCGCCGCACTACGGCCTCGGGCTCTCCGAACAGCGCCTCGGGGCAGCCCTGCGCCCGCGCCCCCGTACCGAGTACGTCATCTCCTCCAAGGTGGGCCGTCTCCTGGTCCCCAACGAGCGTCCCCAGGGCGTCGACAGCGAGGGCTTCGCCGTCCGGGACGATCTGCGCCGGCAGTGGGACTTCAGCCGGGACGGCGTGCTCCGTTCCATTGACGACTCCCTGCGCCGCACCGGCCTCGACCGGCTCGACATCGTCTACGTACACGACCCCGACGACCACTGGCGGCAGGCCGCCGAGGAGGCCATGCCCGCCCTGGCAGAGCTGCGCGACCAGGGGGTGATCGGTGCGATCGGCGCCGGCATGAACCAGTCGGCCATGCTCGCCCGTTTCCTGCGCGAGACGCCGGCCGACGTGGTCATGCTCGCCGGGCGCTACACCCTCCTCGACCAGTCGGCCTTGGACGACGTCCTGCCCGCGGCGCAGGAGCACGGCAAGAGCGTGGTGGCTGTCGGTGTCTTCAACTCCGGGCTGCTCTCGCGTCCGTGGCCCGCCGACGGCATGAAGTACGACTACCAGGACGCCTCACCGGAACTGGTCGCCCGCGCACGGACGATCGCGCGCGTCTGCGAGGAGCACGGCACCAGCCTTCCCACCGCCGCCATCGCCTTCCCCGGCACGCATCCCAGCACCGTCAACGTCACGCTGGGCATGCGTGACCGCGCCCAGGTGGCGCAGAACGTGGCACTCCACCAAAGCGCCGTACCCGAGGCGCTCTGGGACGACCTCCGCGACCGGGGACTGATCCGGCAGGACGTCCCCACCGCCGCCGGTGGTGTCCCCTGA
- a CDS encoding RICIN domain-containing protein has translation MRRVPSAVRTVSIAVALALSAVLLTSLTLPASASAAPQATYYVAPNGNDANAGTITAPFKTLQHARDVVRTINKDMTGDITVYLRGGTYPVTDTIEFTSSDSGTNGHRVVYAAYPGEKPVLSGGTRVSGWSQHSGNIWKAPLNRDSKLRALYVNGKRAKMASKTVTSAGCYGTYTVTAGQAPWAWESGSQCDGAKYGLSDLPAVASNQDDVEIKSATTWTTAIVGVRQITTTSDGAQRAALFQQPGAAIAQAPPYGPFKADGTHTFMNAYEFLDQPGEFYFDKAKHTVYYYKTDSENLTSAQVVAPNGVPTLIKIAGRSTTDHARNITLSGLTVEHSDWNLVNVAGSVVRQGTQGNSSSTVYARKNFHAYSYRNVDLPPGIIEIENADSIALRGNTVQHTGADGIHLVNDVRDTEVTGNTTNDIAGSAITVSHPQHVYIGDYTATNHEKYPVDVEGVCKNISIANNYLYDSGVLFEASSPVSAYFPESLSVRHNRIEKSPWAGITLGWGWWNFDGSEKSINPGNPTTTAKNNTISHNQIVDTMQVLGDSAPIYTLGSQPGTVISDNYIQGVPSGHKYGLHPDEGSAFITYRDNVLDVDPKVAYAINSGTWGRQHDLSMTNTYGTVNTIANKNVPNSTIEDMRAYPDTVWPSPAYAIAVNSGPESAYKDLVPQNRTALQDYALPASTFTGKGTSSVPVRALGDASRTLWLAPAGTTQFAVGPTMTKAAGTATSIAVPPTAGDYRLYVVDAEGKASAASKALVRQRWISVDDKDSRLTYSSGWSNWNDTRDFNGSERYTNKAGDYVQYAFTGTGIRYLSMTQPNMGKVDVYLDGALAQAGIDAYASSVTKQVPLFEKTDLSAGAHTIKVVCTGTKNAASSNTVCALDAFASIAFPAPSAFYKILNAHSGKAADVSGGSTTAGANVIQWNDIGASNQLWRWVAVGDGSYEIVNQKSSHLLDVTDASTADGATVVQQPDTNADSQRWTPVAAGNGTYKLKNVHSGKLLAVSGASTSAGARLVQTTDTGSDDQLWRVMSLG, from the coding sequence ATGAGACGTGTCCCCTCCGCCGTCCGCACCGTGTCCATAGCGGTCGCGCTGGCGCTGTCCGCCGTACTGCTTACGTCCCTGACGCTGCCGGCCTCGGCCTCAGCCGCACCGCAGGCGACGTACTACGTCGCGCCGAACGGCAACGACGCCAACGCCGGCACGATCACCGCCCCGTTCAAGACCCTGCAGCATGCGCGGGACGTCGTGCGCACGATCAACAAGGACATGACCGGAGACATCACCGTCTATCTCCGCGGTGGCACCTACCCGGTGACGGACACCATCGAGTTCACGTCTTCCGACTCCGGAACGAACGGCCACCGTGTCGTGTATGCCGCCTACCCGGGCGAGAAGCCGGTGTTGAGCGGCGGCACCCGAGTGTCCGGCTGGTCTCAGCACAGCGGCAACATCTGGAAGGCCCCCCTCAACCGCGACAGCAAGCTCCGCGCGCTCTACGTCAACGGCAAGCGCGCCAAGATGGCCTCGAAGACGGTCACCTCGGCCGGCTGCTACGGCACCTACACCGTCACGGCCGGCCAGGCGCCCTGGGCCTGGGAGTCGGGTTCGCAGTGCGACGGAGCCAAGTACGGCCTGTCCGACCTGCCCGCCGTCGCGTCCAACCAGGACGACGTCGAGATCAAGTCGGCGACGACCTGGACCACGGCCATCGTGGGGGTGCGCCAGATCACGACCACCTCGGACGGCGCCCAGCGCGCGGCCCTGTTCCAGCAGCCGGGTGCGGCCATCGCCCAGGCACCGCCGTACGGCCCGTTCAAAGCGGACGGCACCCACACCTTCATGAACGCGTACGAATTCCTGGACCAGCCAGGGGAGTTCTACTTCGACAAGGCCAAGCACACGGTTTACTACTACAAGACCGACTCCGAGAACCTGACCTCGGCGCAGGTCGTCGCGCCGAACGGCGTGCCCACTCTGATCAAGATCGCCGGTAGGTCCACCACCGACCACGCGCGCAACATCACGCTCTCCGGGCTGACCGTGGAGCACTCCGACTGGAACCTCGTCAATGTCGCCGGATCGGTCGTCCGGCAGGGCACCCAGGGCAACTCCAGCTCGACCGTGTATGCGAGGAAGAACTTCCACGCGTACTCCTACCGCAATGTCGACCTGCCGCCGGGGATCATCGAGATCGAGAACGCCGACTCCATCGCCTTGCGGGGCAACACCGTGCAGCACACCGGCGCGGACGGGATCCACCTGGTCAACGACGTGCGCGACACGGAGGTGACCGGCAACACCACGAACGACATCGCCGGCTCCGCCATCACCGTGAGTCATCCCCAGCACGTCTACATCGGGGACTACACCGCGACCAATCACGAGAAGTACCCGGTGGACGTCGAGGGGGTCTGCAAGAACATCTCGATCGCGAACAACTACCTGTACGACAGCGGGGTGTTGTTCGAGGCATCCAGCCCCGTCTCCGCGTACTTCCCCGAGTCCCTGTCGGTGCGGCACAACCGGATCGAGAAGTCGCCGTGGGCGGGCATCACGCTCGGCTGGGGATGGTGGAACTTCGACGGTTCGGAGAAGTCGATCAATCCCGGGAACCCGACCACCACGGCGAAGAACAACACCATCAGCCACAACCAGATCGTCGACACGATGCAGGTCCTGGGCGACTCCGCCCCCATCTACACCCTGGGCAGCCAGCCGGGCACCGTGATCAGCGACAACTACATCCAGGGCGTGCCGTCCGGTCACAAGTACGGCCTGCACCCCGATGAGGGCTCCGCGTTCATCACCTACCGCGACAACGTGCTCGACGTCGACCCGAAGGTGGCCTACGCCATCAACTCCGGTACCTGGGGACGCCAGCACGACCTGTCCATGACCAACACCTACGGCACGGTCAACACGATTGCCAACAAGAACGTCCCGAACAGCACCATCGAGGACATGCGCGCCTACCCGGACACCGTATGGCCGTCCCCGGCGTACGCCATCGCCGTGAACTCCGGCCCCGAGAGCGCCTACAAGGACCTCGTCCCGCAGAACCGAACAGCGCTCCAGGACTACGCCCTGCCCGCGAGCACGTTCACCGGCAAGGGAACGTCGTCCGTCCCCGTGCGCGCCCTTGGTGACGCGAGCAGGACGCTGTGGCTGGCTCCCGCGGGTACGACGCAGTTCGCGGTCGGCCCCACCATGACCAAGGCCGCCGGCACCGCCACGTCCATCGCTGTTCCGCCCACGGCCGGCGACTACCGCCTGTATGTCGTGGACGCCGAGGGCAAGGCCTCCGCCGCGTCGAAGGCGCTCGTACGGCAGCGCTGGATCTCCGTGGACGACAAGGACTCCCGTCTGACCTACTCCTCCGGCTGGTCGAACTGGAATGACACCCGGGACTTCAACGGGTCCGAGCGCTATACGAACAAGGCGGGCGACTACGTCCAGTACGCGTTCACCGGCACCGGCATTCGGTATCTCAGCATGACGCAGCCCAACATGGGCAAGGTCGACGTCTACCTCGACGGCGCCCTGGCACAGGCGGGCATCGACGCGTACGCGTCATCGGTGACCAAGCAGGTGCCGCTGTTCGAGAAGACAGATCTGTCCGCGGGTGCCCATACGATCAAGGTGGTCTGCACCGGCACCAAGAACGCCGCCTCCTCCAACACGGTTTGCGCACTGGACGCGTTCGCCTCCATCGCCTTCCCCGCGCCGAGCGCGTTCTACAAGATCCTCAACGCGCACAGCGGCAAGGCGGCCGATGTCTCGGGCGGCTCGACCACCGCCGGGGCGAACGTCATCCAGTGGAACGACATCGGAGCGTCGAACCAGCTGTGGCGGTGGGTCGCGGTGGGTGACGGCAGCTACGAGATCGTGAACCAGAAGAGCAGCCACCTCCTCGACGTCACCGACGCCTCCACCGCGGACGGCGCAACCGTCGTCCAGCAGCCCGACACCAACGCGGACAGCCAGCGCTGGACGCCGGTGGCCGCAGGAAACGGCACCTACAAGCTCAAGAACGTACACAGCGGCAAGCTGCTCGCGGTGTCCGGTGCGTCGACGTCGGCGGGCGCCCGGCTCGTCCAGACCACAGACACCGGCTCCGACGATCAGCTGTGGCGGGTGATGAGTTTGGGCTGA
- a CDS encoding lipocalin-like domain-containing protein: protein MSRNHVATSAARMAGTPEDYARFGIEEQAIKPWEDGLRTDGSTGTYEWWYFDAHLDDGAKLVVVFLTKEFSNIDRPLTPAIRINLTLPDGTQEDRLVDFTPDTFTASAEGCDVRIGENVFAGDLHIYTIRGNVEGVSFDITLTGQVPAWRPQTGHFVFGEQGEEYFAWLPSVPQGHVEATYGVNGRTSTTTGVGYHDHNWGNAPMLKLMHHWYWARGAAGPYSVIASHITAERAYGDAELPIFMLARDGKLVADDSSKITFEELGRYTDSVTGKPVGNVTRYTYTDGDERYIVTWTRHTDIAATRMADEIKGPKKVAAKLAGFDGAYLRFTGEMRIERYQGEKRVEDYTDEALWELMYFGKART, encoded by the coding sequence ATGTCCCGCAACCACGTCGCCACCAGCGCAGCCCGCATGGCTGGAACGCCGGAGGACTACGCCCGCTTCGGAATCGAGGAGCAGGCGATCAAGCCGTGGGAGGACGGATTGCGCACCGACGGCTCAACGGGCACCTACGAGTGGTGGTACTTCGATGCACACCTGGACGACGGCGCCAAGCTGGTCGTGGTCTTTTTGACCAAGGAGTTCAGCAACATCGACAGGCCCCTGACTCCGGCCATCCGGATCAACCTGACACTGCCCGACGGGACCCAGGAAGACCGTCTCGTCGACTTCACCCCGGATACCTTCACCGCCTCGGCCGAGGGCTGCGATGTGAGGATCGGCGAGAACGTTTTCGCGGGCGACCTGCACATCTACACCATCCGCGGCAATGTGGAAGGGGTCTCCTTCGACATCACCCTGACCGGCCAGGTTCCCGCCTGGCGCCCGCAGACAGGGCACTTCGTGTTCGGAGAGCAGGGCGAGGAGTACTTCGCCTGGCTGCCGTCGGTGCCACAGGGGCACGTGGAGGCGACCTACGGCGTCAACGGCCGCACCAGCACGACCACGGGCGTCGGCTATCACGACCACAACTGGGGCAACGCCCCGATGCTCAAGCTCATGCACCACTGGTACTGGGCCCGCGGCGCGGCCGGCCCCTACTCCGTGATCGCCTCGCACATCACCGCAGAGAGGGCCTACGGCGACGCCGAGCTGCCCATCTTCATGCTGGCCCGTGACGGCAAACTGGTCGCGGACGACAGCAGCAAGATCACCTTCGAGGAGCTGGGCCGTTACACCGACTCCGTCACCGGCAAGCCCGTCGGCAATGTCACCCGCTACACCTACACCGACGGCGATGAGCGCTACATCGTCACCTGGACCCGCCACACCGACATCGCCGCGACGAGGATGGCGGACGAAATCAAGGGCCCCAAGAAGGTGGCGGCCAAGCTGGCCGGGTTCGACGGCGCCTACCTGCGCTTCACCGGAGAGATGCGCATCGAGCGCTACCAGGGCGAGAAGCGCGTCGAGGACTACACCGACGAGGCCCTGTGGGAGCTCATGTACTTCGGCAAGGCGCGCACCTGA